In one Pseudodesulfovibrio tunisiensis genomic region, the following are encoded:
- the murA gene encoding UDP-N-acetylglucosamine 1-carboxyvinyltransferase, translating to MDKLIIEGGVPLEGEIRVSGSKNAALPILMACLLAQGPVELSNVPRLADIHTSLKLLNILGCSCSFEGNRVYSECRNLVPEAPYELVKTMRASVLCLGPLLALLGEARVALPGGCAIGARPVDLHLKALEKMGAEFKLTEGYIKGTCKGRLKGAHITFDFPTVGGTENLLMAASLADGETILENAAREPEVVDLANFLIACGADISGHGTSVITVRGVDSLKGCAYRVMPDRIEAGTYMVAAAITDGELRIMDCPYQELDAVAYKLREMGVWLQEENGYVLVRRENGVLRNVDVTTQPFPGYPTDMQAQLMALMCFGEGAGTVEEKIFENRFMHVLELVRLGADVRLRGRTAMVRGVGKLVGAPVMASDLRASASLVLAGLAAQGATEVQRIYHLDRGYERIEEKLSGVGGRIRRVRA from the coding sequence ATGGATAAATTGATCATTGAAGGTGGTGTTCCCCTTGAAGGCGAAATCCGCGTCAGCGGTTCCAAAAATGCGGCTCTTCCCATTCTCATGGCATGTCTTCTGGCTCAGGGACCTGTGGAGCTTTCCAATGTGCCTCGCCTTGCGGACATCCATACTTCCTTGAAACTGCTCAATATTCTTGGATGTTCCTGTTCGTTTGAAGGCAATCGGGTCTATTCCGAATGCAGAAATCTGGTGCCCGAGGCCCCTTACGAACTGGTCAAGACCATGCGTGCCTCGGTCCTGTGCCTTGGTCCGCTGCTCGCCCTGCTGGGCGAAGCCCGCGTGGCCCTGCCCGGTGGATGTGCCATCGGTGCGCGGCCCGTGGACCTGCATCTGAAGGCATTGGAAAAGATGGGAGCCGAGTTCAAATTGACTGAAGGCTACATCAAGGGAACCTGCAAGGGGCGGCTGAAGGGTGCGCATATCACCTTTGATTTCCCCACTGTGGGCGGAACCGAGAATCTGCTCATGGCTGCGAGTCTGGCCGATGGGGAAACCATTCTGGAAAACGCGGCCCGCGAGCCCGAAGTCGTGGATCTGGCCAACTTCCTCATCGCCTGCGGCGCGGACATTTCCGGGCACGGCACCAGCGTGATTACCGTGCGGGGCGTGGATTCCCTCAAGGGGTGCGCATATCGGGTCATGCCGGACCGCATCGAGGCGGGCACCTACATGGTTGCGGCCGCCATCACGGATGGCGAACTCAGGATCATGGACTGCCCGTATCAGGAGCTTGACGCCGTGGCCTACAAGTTGCGCGAGATGGGAGTCTGGCTTCAGGAAGAGAATGGCTATGTGCTGGTGCGCCGCGAAAACGGCGTGCTTCGGAATGTGGACGTGACCACCCAGCCGTTTCCGGGCTATCCCACGGACATGCAGGCCCAGCTCATGGCCCTGATGTGCTTTGGCGAGGGAGCGGGAACCGTTGAGGAAAAGATTTTCGAGAACCGCTTCATGCATGTTCTGGAATTGGTGCGTCTCGGCGCGGATGTGCGGCTTCGCGGACGCACTGCCATGGTCCGGGGCGTGGGCAAGCTGGTGGGCGCACCGGTCATGGCGTCCGATCTGCGGGCCTCGGCCTCTCTGGTACTGGCCGGTCTGGCTGCGCAGGGCGCTACCGAAGTGCAGCGCATCTATCATCTGGACCGCGGGTATGAGCGCATCGAGGAAAAACTGTCCGGCGTTGGCGGGCGCATCCGTCGCGTCAGGGCGTAA
- the ricT gene encoding PSP1 domain-containing protein: protein MSQILGIKFTDYGQVYYFSSGPFVVREGQNVIVKTDQGMGLGKVVLTRQAPREDETGEGHKAIYRLANDKDMEAVTENRELSRAAFKFCRKSIERLGLGMKLVDVEVFFDRSKMVFFFTAPGRIDFRELIKDLVREYRTRIELRQIGVRHETQMLGAIGNCGQLCCCRRFMRKFVPVTIKMAKEQNLFLNPTKISGICGRLLCCLSFEQESYEEFHRQSPKVGKKYTTSLGRVKVIRSNLFKKNITLLVEGNEEREVSVDEWAEIVNKPPSEEALERGARSARSRGGRAPSKPARSTSAASKPAPRAPSDSSAKEESAPRPKPRSRQDQGAQAEDAKDAGKASAKETSGRSGKSSRRPRRRRRPSKK, encoded by the coding sequence ATGAGCCAGATACTCGGCATCAAGTTTACGGACTACGGACAGGTCTATTATTTCTCTTCCGGACCGTTCGTGGTCAGGGAAGGCCAGAACGTCATCGTCAAGACCGATCAGGGCATGGGCCTGGGCAAGGTGGTTCTCACCCGCCAGGCGCCCAGGGAGGACGAGACCGGAGAGGGCCACAAGGCCATCTATCGGCTGGCCAACGACAAGGACATGGAGGCTGTGACCGAAAACCGGGAGCTGTCGCGTGCTGCGTTCAAGTTCTGCCGCAAGAGCATCGAGCGGCTCGGATTGGGTATGAAGCTCGTGGACGTGGAGGTTTTTTTCGATCGCAGCAAGATGGTCTTCTTTTTTACCGCCCCTGGTCGCATCGATTTCCGCGAACTCATCAAGGACCTTGTGCGCGAATACCGGACCCGCATCGAATTGCGACAGATCGGCGTTCGGCACGAAACCCAGATGCTCGGGGCCATTGGCAACTGCGGCCAGCTTTGCTGCTGCCGTCGCTTCATGCGCAAGTTTGTTCCCGTGACCATCAAAATGGCCAAGGAACAAAATCTTTTTCTCAATCCTACCAAGATATCGGGTATTTGCGGTCGACTGCTCTGTTGCCTCAGCTTTGAGCAGGAATCGTACGAGGAGTTTCATCGCCAGAGTCCCAAGGTGGGGAAGAAGTACACGACCTCCCTTGGCCGCGTGAAAGTGATCCGTTCCAATTTGTTCAAGAAAAACATTACCTTGCTTGTTGAAGGCAATGAGGAGCGGGAAGTATCCGTTGACGAATGGGCTGAAATCGTGAACAAACCGCCCAGCGAGGAAGCACTTGAACGCGGAGCCAGATCGGCTCGCTCCCGGGGAGGACGCGCACCGTCCAAGCCAGCCCGTTCCACTTCCGCCGCCTCGAAGCCTGCTCCGCGGGCACCGTCCGATTCCTCGGCCAAAGAGGAGTCGGCACCCCGTCCCAAGCCCAGGTCCCGTCAGGATCAGGGCGCGCAGGCAGAAGATGCGAAAGACGCAGGCAAAGCATCGGCCAAGGAGACTTCCGGCAGGTCCGGAAAATCCTCCCGCAGGCCGCGCCGCCGTCGCCGTCCTTCCAAAAAATAA
- a CDS encoding MBL fold metallo-hydrolase, whose translation MRFTFWGTRGSLAAPGPDTVRYGGNTTCIEVRGGNDECIILDAGTGIRPLGLQLARSMPVNCHIFISHTHWDHIQGLPFFVPLFVPGNTVAMYGPPDPVTMGGIESVLSRQMEYPHFPVRVAELKADIRYRTLADREHVEVGGCSVTSLLMNHPAVDYGMKVECGGRSLFFTGDHEPFFNIYDPGDEEYQRYQEVVDERYQGMIDFLTGVDVLISDAQYTEEEYPARRGWGHSSFSQALDLARRAGIGRVYLTHHETTRSDAELDRVMERLRKEWADTGVDVHLAREGETIEV comes from the coding sequence ATGCGATTCACCTTCTGGGGCACGCGCGGTTCCCTTGCCGCTCCCGGGCCGGATACGGTCAGGTACGGCGGCAATACAACCTGCATCGAAGTGCGCGGGGGGAATGACGAATGCATCATCCTTGACGCAGGCACCGGCATTCGTCCCCTTGGCCTTCAGCTCGCCCGATCCATGCCCGTCAACTGCCACATCTTCATCAGCCACACCCATTGGGACCATATTCAGGGATTGCCGTTTTTCGTGCCGCTTTTCGTGCCCGGCAACACTGTGGCGATGTATGGTCCGCCTGATCCCGTGACCATGGGCGGCATCGAGTCCGTGCTTTCCAGGCAGATGGAATATCCGCATTTCCCCGTGCGCGTGGCCGAGCTCAAGGCGGACATCCGCTATCGCACGCTTGCGGATCGCGAACATGTGGAAGTGGGGGGCTGTTCGGTGACGTCGCTGCTCATGAATCATCCGGCCGTGGATTACGGCATGAAGGTGGAGTGCGGCGGGCGATCCCTGTTCTTCACCGGCGACCATGAGCCGTTTTTCAATATTTACGATCCGGGCGACGAGGAGTATCAACGATATCAGGAAGTGGTCGACGAACGGTATCAGGGCATGATCGATTTCCTGACCGGGGTGGATGTACTGATCTCGGACGCCCAGTACACCGAGGAGGAATATCCAGCCAGAAGAGGGTGGGGACATTCCTCCTTTTCGCAGGCGCTGGACCTGGCTCGTCGCGCCGGAATCGGCAGGGTGTATCTGACCCACCACGAGACCACTCGTTCGGATGCGGAGCTGGACCGCGTGATGGAACGCTTGCGCAAGGAGTGGGCCGACACAGGAGTCGATGTGCACCTTGCCCGGGAAGGCGAGACGATCGAGGTCTGA
- a CDS encoding HDOD domain-containing protein, producing MLDVKKRLLAAVDRMPAFPESVRHVLRLTSDVNCSQKELVEVIKTDPVFTLKILRLVNSAYFGISREITSINHASVYLGLNTLKNVAVGLAAVGAIPSRNVAGLDMGAFWLHSLAVAVCTRMLGERLGVSRDESGDYFAAGLLHDIGKVVFALYLPDEFSRALDKAVDPGTSLQQAEAGVFGVDHAEIGDLLGEKWALPPELRDAVARHHAPLSGASSQLVDCVFAANQICKHLAFGFAGDLVVEPFPDAVAGRFGKNLAGLVDDLDTLDEEVERARVFIKLGEAG from the coding sequence ATGCTGGATGTAAAAAAGCGATTGCTGGCCGCCGTGGACCGTATGCCCGCCTTTCCCGAAAGCGTGCGCCATGTTCTGCGCCTGACTTCGGACGTGAATTGCTCCCAGAAGGAGCTTGTGGAGGTCATCAAGACCGACCCGGTCTTTACCCTCAAGATTCTTCGATTGGTCAATTCCGCATATTTCGGCATTTCCCGCGAGATCACTTCCATCAATCATGCCAGCGTGTATCTCGGGTTGAATACGCTCAAGAATGTGGCGGTGGGATTGGCTGCCGTGGGCGCCATTCCGAGTCGGAACGTCGCGGGTCTGGACATGGGGGCGTTCTGGCTGCATTCCCTTGCCGTGGCCGTCTGCACCCGGATGCTCGGGGAACGGCTCGGCGTGTCCCGGGACGAATCCGGCGATTATTTCGCGGCAGGTCTGCTGCATGATATCGGCAAGGTCGTGTTTGCCCTGTATCTTCCCGACGAGTTTTCCCGGGCACTGGACAAGGCCGTTGATCCGGGAACAAGCCTGCAACAGGCCGAAGCCGGGGTGTTCGGGGTGGATCATGCGGAGATCGGTGATCTTCTCGGGGAAAAATGGGCGTTGCCTCCCGAACTTCGGGATGCTGTGGCACGACATCATGCTCCCCTGAGCGGAGCGTCTTCCCAACTGGTGGACTGCGTGTTTGCGGCCAATCAGATTTGCAAGCATCTGGCATTCGGGTTTGCCGGAGATCTCGTCGTGGAGCCGTTTCCGGATGCTGTTGCCGGTCGGTTCGGCAAGAATCTTGCCGGATTGGTGGATGATCTCGACACGTTGGACGAGGAAGTGGAGCGTGCCCGTGTCTTCATCAAACTGGGGGAGGCCGGGTAA
- a CDS encoding ComEC/Rec2 family competence protein, producing MPDDPEPSLSDSVPGLLPWQVCFLFFILGIPALRFPVPCLGAGCVLWLADRTLRGPGLKPWFVAFCFLAGIGYGWARAPQIPEDMPDWMREREKVLVHGVVDEVVPNTGARLRVILRDVTCEMRGGEGEALPGRLVWNWRFPAYDPCPGQRVQVWLRVLPVHGLGNPGQWDYEWYWARQNVFWRSWATGKNVNAQWGERPDDAFWKLKAGLRRAVEDHVPKTPGGGVVLALVSGDRHLVGANAMDLARSAGLSHVLALSGLHVGFVAMIGLGLAHVLCLVRPGLMLRIPRPRLAVLLAAPLVLAYAWLGQPSPSLLRAACMYAAWGVLLFMGRPRVLLDGLFFALACIVIRSPLSVFDLGLQMSAVAVAGIVLLYPLVSPLFRFSGGMIRVGISRALGILGVSMCANLALLPLLSWYFGQLAPNVLFNLVWLPVIGFWVMPLGLLGMVLAPFSATQAMSAWLFKGAGVAVDLLLTLVGRAGEAGATPLVAVLRPWWPEMLGGAVLLCVVIACRGAGCTAVPRTGRDGGGPARRAPCSGNGRGCPRCRVSGSARRGAGAGVYCFPARRASLARGWGRAGQPVFRCGTGCCRSAACLGQAASSGRRYSVAWRCRS from the coding sequence ATGCCCGATGACCCGGAGCCGTCGCTTTCCGATTCCGTTCCCGGCCTGCTTCCCTGGCAGGTGTGTTTCCTTTTTTTCATTCTGGGCATTCCGGCCTTGCGATTTCCGGTTCCCTGTCTTGGAGCTGGCTGCGTGCTGTGGCTTGCGGATCGGACCTTGCGCGGTCCGGGCCTCAAGCCGTGGTTCGTGGCATTCTGCTTTCTGGCCGGAATCGGATACGGCTGGGCCCGTGCGCCACAGATTCCCGAGGACATGCCCGACTGGATGCGGGAGCGGGAAAAGGTGCTTGTGCATGGTGTGGTGGATGAGGTCGTGCCCAATACCGGGGCGCGGCTGCGTGTCATTCTTCGCGACGTGACGTGCGAAATGCGGGGAGGCGAGGGCGAAGCCTTGCCGGGACGACTGGTCTGGAACTGGCGGTTCCCGGCGTACGATCCATGCCCGGGTCAGCGTGTTCAGGTCTGGTTGCGCGTGCTTCCCGTGCACGGACTCGGCAATCCCGGGCAGTGGGATTACGAATGGTACTGGGCTCGGCAGAACGTGTTCTGGCGATCATGGGCCACTGGGAAAAACGTGAATGCGCAATGGGGAGAGCGTCCGGATGATGCCTTCTGGAAACTCAAGGCCGGATTGCGGCGGGCCGTGGAAGATCATGTGCCGAAGACGCCGGGAGGTGGCGTCGTGCTGGCTCTGGTCTCCGGGGATCGGCATCTGGTCGGGGCGAACGCCATGGATCTGGCCCGGAGCGCCGGGCTTTCCCATGTGTTGGCCCTGTCAGGGCTGCATGTTGGGTTCGTGGCCATGATCGGGCTCGGGCTGGCGCATGTGCTTTGTCTTGTCCGGCCCGGGCTGATGTTGCGCATTCCCCGGCCCAGACTGGCCGTGCTGCTGGCCGCGCCTCTGGTGTTGGCCTATGCATGGCTGGGCCAGCCTTCCCCGAGTCTTTTGCGTGCCGCATGCATGTATGCGGCATGGGGCGTGCTTCTGTTCATGGGCAGGCCTCGGGTGCTGCTGGACGGACTGTTCTTCGCTTTGGCCTGCATCGTGATCCGGTCCCCGTTGTCCGTATTCGATCTTGGCTTGCAGATGTCGGCCGTGGCTGTTGCCGGAATCGTGCTGCTGTATCCGCTCGTGTCCCCCCTGTTCCGTTTTTCCGGCGGAATGATTCGTGTCGGAATATCCCGCGCATTGGGCATTCTCGGAGTGAGCATGTGTGCGAATCTGGCCCTGTTGCCACTGCTGAGTTGGTATTTCGGTCAACTTGCTCCCAATGTGCTGTTCAATCTGGTCTGGCTGCCCGTGATCGGGTTCTGGGTCATGCCGTTGGGCCTGCTGGGCATGGTTTTGGCTCCGTTTTCAGCAACGCAGGCCATGAGTGCATGGCTGTTCAAGGGGGCAGGGGTGGCTGTTGACCTGTTGCTGACGTTGGTCGGTCGCGCCGGAGAGGCCGGGGCAACGCCTCTGGTTGCGGTGCTGCGGCCATGGTGGCCGGAAATGCTCGGGGGGGCAGTGCTGCTTTGCGTGGTGATTGCCTGTCGGGGGGCGGGATGTACGGCAGTGCCTCGGACTGGTCGGGATGGGGGTGGTCCTGCTCGCCGTGCCCCATGTTCTGGTAATGGTCGAGGATGCCCGCGATGTCGTGTCTCTGGAAGTGCTCGACGTGGGGCAGGCGCAGGCGTGTATTGTTTCCCTGCCCGGCGGGCATCGCTGGCTCGTGGATGGGGGCGGGCCGGGCAGCCGGTATTTCGATGTGGGACAGGCTGTTGTCGGAGCGCGGCTTGCCTGGGGCAGGCCGCCTCGTCTGGACGGCGTTATTCTGTCGCATGGCGATGCCGATCATAG
- the metG gene encoding methionine--tRNA ligase, producing the protein MENFYITTPIYYVNARPHLGHAYTTIVADSISRFHKLMGAETYFLTGTDEHGDKIVQAAEANNQSPQEYVDTISGLFRNLWPDMGISNNDFIRTTEPRHVKVVQEILQKVYDKGDIYFGEYGGHYCFGCERFYTEKELVDGLCPDHLTKPEYISEKNYFFKMSKYQGWLREHILKNPDFIRPERYRNEVLSLLESGALEDLCISRPKSRLTWGIELPFDKDYVTYVWFDALINYLTALEYPEGDKFGKFWPVANHIVAKDILKPHAIFWPTMLKAAEIEPYQHLNVHGYWLIKDTKMSKSLGNVVEPLKMKDTYGMNAFRYFLLREMSFGQDSSFSEEALVGRLNADLANDLGNLFNRTLAMTHKYFGGNVPAPEVEDVIDAEIKKLGQDAMQSFQDNFAQFKFSRALEGLWELVRGLNKYIDASAPWTLFKEKNMDRLSTVIYVLLENMRKIALHVWPVMPDASEQMLEQLGLSFDVNKYNLAKELDVWGLLESGSVVAKTSNLFPRVELPEPKPEAPKAKKQEKAKKAKKNESAEAGPTYAEFEDFTKLDLRVGTVLDVEPHPDADRLLLVRVDLGEAEPRQVVAGIAEFFKPEELKGKQVVLVANLKPRKIRKQLSQGMILAVKSGDGLQLLTTTQPVEPGSKAS; encoded by the coding sequence TTGGAAAACTTCTACATTACCACGCCCATTTACTATGTGAACGCCCGCCCTCATCTGGGCCATGCGTACACAACCATCGTCGCCGATTCCATCAGCCGGTTCCACAAGCTCATGGGCGCGGAAACCTATTTTCTCACTGGCACGGACGAACACGGCGACAAGATCGTGCAGGCGGCCGAAGCCAACAATCAGTCTCCCCAGGAGTACGTGGACACCATCAGCGGTCTTTTCCGCAACCTCTGGCCCGACATGGGCATCTCCAACAACGACTTCATCCGCACGACCGAGCCCAGGCACGTGAAGGTGGTTCAGGAGATTCTGCAGAAGGTCTACGACAAGGGCGACATCTATTTCGGCGAATACGGCGGGCACTACTGCTTCGGCTGCGAACGGTTCTATACCGAAAAGGAACTGGTGGACGGCCTGTGCCCGGACCATCTGACCAAGCCCGAATACATTTCCGAGAAGAACTACTTCTTCAAGATGTCCAAGTATCAGGGATGGCTGCGGGAGCACATCCTGAAGAATCCCGATTTCATCCGTCCCGAGCGCTACCGCAACGAGGTCCTGAGCCTGCTGGAATCCGGCGCTCTGGAGGACCTGTGCATCTCCCGGCCCAAGTCTCGCCTGACATGGGGAATCGAGCTGCCGTTCGACAAGGACTACGTCACGTATGTCTGGTTCGATGCGCTCATCAACTATCTGACGGCGCTGGAATATCCCGAGGGCGACAAGTTCGGCAAGTTCTGGCCCGTTGCCAATCATATCGTTGCCAAGGACATCCTCAAGCCGCATGCCATTTTCTGGCCGACCATGCTCAAGGCGGCCGAGATCGAGCCGTACCAGCACCTCAACGTGCACGGATACTGGCTCATCAAGGACACCAAGATGTCCAAGTCTCTGGGCAATGTGGTCGAGCCGCTCAAGATGAAGGACACCTATGGCATGAATGCCTTCAGGTATTTCCTGCTCAGGGAGATGTCCTTTGGACAGGATTCCAGTTTTTCCGAGGAAGCCCTTGTGGGCCGATTGAATGCCGATCTGGCCAATGATCTCGGCAATCTGTTCAACCGCACTCTGGCCATGACCCACAAGTATTTTGGCGGCAATGTTCCAGCTCCGGAAGTCGAGGACGTGATCGACGCCGAGATAAAGAAGCTGGGGCAGGACGCCATGCAGTCCTTTCAGGACAATTTTGCGCAGTTCAAGTTCTCGCGGGCTCTGGAAGGGCTGTGGGAACTGGTGCGTGGCCTGAACAAGTACATCGACGCCAGCGCACCATGGACCCTGTTCAAGGAAAAGAACATGGACCGGTTGTCCACGGTCATCTACGTGCTGCTGGAAAACATGCGCAAGATCGCCTTGCACGTCTGGCCGGTCATGCCGGATGCCAGCGAACAGATGCTGGAACAGCTTGGTCTGTCCTTTGACGTGAACAAGTACAATCTGGCCAAGGAACTTGATGTCTGGGGCCTTCTGGAATCCGGTTCCGTGGTGGCGAAGACGTCGAACCTGTTTCCGCGTGTGGAGCTGCCCGAGCCCAAGCCCGAGGCTCCCAAGGCGAAAAAGCAGGAAAAGGCCAAAAAGGCCAAGAAGAACGAATCCGCTGAAGCCGGTCCAACCTATGCCGAATTCGAGGATTTCACCAAGCTCGATCTGCGTGTGGGCACGGTGCTGGACGTGGAGCCGCATCCGGATGCGGACCGTCTGCTTCTGGTACGTGTCGATCTCGGCGAAGCCGAGCCGCGTCAGGTTGTGGCAGGCATCGCGGAATTCTTCAAGCCCGAGGAACTCAAGGGCAAGCAGGTGGTGCTGGTCGCCAATCTCAAGCCCCGCAAGATTCGCAAGCAGCTTTCGCAGGGCATGATTCTGGCCGTGAAGTCCGGCGACGGACTGCAACTGCTCACCACCACCCAGCCTGTGGAACCCGGCAGCAAGGCCAGCTAG
- a CDS encoding YbgA family protein yields the protein MSNFIKIGASACLLGEPVRWNGVGALDKYITETLGNYFEFIPACPEVGCGMPIPREPVRLVGDPENPRIVGRKSGEDWSSRMRAWGKQTLDDLEKQNLCGFIFKAKSPSSGPFRIKVYPEEGGQPVSYSGVGFFARMFMDRFPLLPIEDDGRLHDPRLRENFIERVFVFRRWRDMLTDGPTMGGLVDFHTRHKMLIRSHDVQSYRELGKLVAEGKRLGLPALLDKYLTVLTRTLTLKTTPKKHADVLQHIMGHFKKQLSGDEKLELLEIIANYKDGLVPLIVPVTLLNHFVRKYGNEYLAAQHYLNPHPLELKLRNHA from the coding sequence ATGAGCAACTTCATCAAGATCGGCGCAAGCGCCTGCCTGCTCGGCGAACCGGTCCGCTGGAACGGCGTCGGCGCACTCGACAAGTACATCACCGAAACACTCGGCAATTATTTCGAATTCATTCCCGCGTGCCCGGAAGTAGGATGCGGCATGCCCATTCCCCGCGAACCGGTTCGACTGGTCGGTGATCCGGAGAATCCCCGCATCGTGGGCCGAAAATCCGGCGAGGACTGGAGTTCGCGCATGCGGGCATGGGGCAAACAGACCTTGGACGATTTGGAAAAGCAAAACCTGTGCGGATTCATCTTCAAGGCAAAATCCCCGTCCAGCGGCCCATTCAGAATCAAGGTCTATCCGGAGGAGGGTGGTCAGCCCGTCAGTTACAGCGGCGTGGGCTTCTTTGCCCGCATGTTCATGGACCGCTTTCCCCTGCTCCCCATCGAGGACGACGGCCGGCTGCACGATCCCCGGCTGCGGGAGAACTTCATTGAACGCGTCTTCGTGTTCAGACGCTGGCGCGACATGCTGACGGACGGTCCGACCATGGGCGGACTGGTGGATTTCCACACCCGCCACAAGATGCTGATCCGATCCCACGACGTGCAATCCTACCGCGAACTCGGAAAACTCGTGGCCGAAGGCAAACGGCTTGGACTGCCCGCCCTGCTGGACAAGTACCTCACGGTCCTGACCAGAACCCTCACCCTCAAGACCACACCCAAAAAACACGCGGACGTGCTCCAGCACATCATGGGCCATTTCAAAAAGCAGCTTTCAGGCGACGAAAAACTGGAGTTGCTGGAAATCATCGCCAACTACAAGGACGGCCTTGTTCCGCTCATCGTGCCCGTCACCCTGCTCAACCATTTTGTCCGCAAATACGGCAACGAATACCTTGCGGCCCAGCATTACCTGAATCCGCATCCGCTGGAACTCAAGCTCCGCAATCACGCATGA
- a CDS encoding response regulator codes for MKALIVDDDFYSRNMIHEILRPFARCDIAVNGEEAIEAFRQALVDREPYDLICLDLLMPEMDGQAALREIRSIEKEHAIPHQREAKVIVTTMLDDEKETHDAFFLGGATSYLVKPIDEPKLMAEVKSLGLV; via the coding sequence ATGAAAGCGCTGATTGTTGATGACGATTTTTACAGCCGCAACATGATTCATGAAATTCTTCGTCCGTTCGCGCGGTGCGATATTGCCGTGAACGGGGAGGAGGCGATCGAGGCGTTTCGGCAGGCACTGGTGGACCGGGAACCGTACGATCTCATCTGCCTCGATCTGCTTATGCCGGAGATGGACGGGCAGGCCGCGCTTCGGGAAATCCGTTCCATTGAAAAGGAGCACGCCATCCCGCACCAGCGCGAGGCCAAGGTCATCGTGACGACCATGCTCGATGATGAAAAGGAAACGCACGATGCCTTCTTTCTGGGCGGTGCCACATCCTATCTGGTCAAGCCCATTGACGAGCCCAAACTCATGGCTGAAGTGAAAAGTCTGGGGCTTGTATAG
- a CDS encoding lipid-binding SYLF domain-containing protein produces the protein MSASRDAAAAQTLVDGAEETLRKYLDKDRDAVLRSLIAEARGVLVFPSMVNGGFLFSAGGGSGVMLVRGKDGGWNGPVFFTASWAGFGIQAGVESIDGIMLFQREQDIRYAVENGVLVRGQASVTVMNADWLINRAPGFHPGADVAFVSEAAGLFGGVGVSGGGLADRESLNAAYHGLDRGDAETALACPVPSGAIALRDILSLAGHQAQKKDGVETPSGFALGVSDGT, from the coding sequence GTGTCCGCGTCCCGTGACGCGGCCGCTGCCCAGACCCTTGTGGATGGCGCGGAAGAGACGTTGCGCAAGTATCTGGACAAGGATCGAGACGCTGTCCTGCGATCCCTGATTGCCGAGGCCCGGGGCGTGCTCGTGTTTCCGTCCATGGTCAATGGCGGATTCCTGTTTTCCGCCGGGGGCGGAAGCGGGGTGATGCTGGTACGCGGAAAGGATGGCGGCTGGAACGGCCCCGTCTTTTTCACCGCGAGCTGGGCCGGATTCGGCATTCAGGCCGGGGTGGAGAGCATCGACGGGATCATGCTGTTCCAGCGGGAGCAGGACATCCGCTACGCCGTGGAGAACGGCGTGCTGGTGCGTGGTCAGGCATCGGTCACGGTCATGAATGCGGATTGGCTCATCAATCGTGCTCCGGGATTTCATCCGGGCGCGGACGTGGCCTTTGTGAGCGAGGCTGCCGGATTGTTCGGTGGGGTGGGCGTGTCCGGGGGCGGTCTTGCGGACCGGGAATCCCTGAATGCCGCCTATCACGGCCTTGATCGTGGAGATGCTGAAACTGCGCTTGCCTGTCCCGTGCCCTCTGGTGCGATTGCGTTGCGCGACATCCTGTCTCTGGCCGGACATCAGGCACAAAAAAAAGACGGAGTCGAAACTCCGTCCGGATTTGCGCTTGGGGTGAGTGATGGGACTTGA
- a CDS encoding ComEC/Rec2 family competence protein: MGQAVVGARLAWGRPPRLDGVILSHGDADHSGGLPWVTGMFSVGRFLFSGDMPGGRTGERLARALEQGNVTQEVVAAGDRVDIGHGAVFQVLHPARNFGCHDANERSLVLRLVRNGHGLVLLPGDVEQVGIRALLASGCGMESDVLILPHHGSGSSLNRDFLVEVAPNVALCSCGYLNRFGFPAEEVVRTCANLDIPLHVTSGEGGVIAVWEGKDSGVRVVSGTGCITHLNSFLDRFSLLEQVQSSWDDLFSRKPDS; encoded by the coding sequence GTGGGACAGGCTGTTGTCGGAGCGCGGCTTGCCTGGGGCAGGCCGCCTCGTCTGGACGGCGTTATTCTGTCGCATGGCGATGCCGATCATAGCGGCGGGTTGCCTTGGGTGACAGGCATGTTTTCCGTGGGGCGTTTCCTGTTTTCCGGTGACATGCCGGGTGGCAGGACCGGCGAGCGACTTGCCCGGGCTCTGGAGCAGGGCAACGTGACGCAGGAAGTTGTTGCGGCTGGAGACAGGGTCGACATCGGTCATGGTGCCGTGTTTCAGGTGCTGCATCCGGCACGGAATTTTGGATGTCATGATGCGAATGAGCGTTCCCTTGTGCTGCGTCTGGTGCGGAATGGACATGGATTGGTTCTGTTGCCCGGGGACGTGGAACAGGTCGGGATACGTGCGCTGCTGGCCTCCGGGTGCGGGATGGAATCCGATGTCCTGATTCTGCCGCACCATGGGAGCGGATCGAGTCTGAATCGGGATTTTCTGGTTGAAGTCGCTCCGAATGTCGCGTTGTGTTCCTGCGGGTATCTGAATCGATTCGGTTTTCCTGCCGAGGAAGTGGTGCGGACCTGTGCGAATCTCGATATTCCCTTGCACGTCACCTCGGGAGAGGGGGGCGTGATTGCCGTCTGGGAGGGAAAGGATTCCGGGGTGCGGGTCGTTTCCGGGACTGGATGTATCACGCATCTGAACAGTTTCCTTGATCGTTTTTCTCTGTTAGAACAGGTGCAGAGTTCCTGGGACGACCTGTTTTCCCGCAAACCCGACTCGTGA